The following are encoded in a window of Salmo trutta chromosome 27, fSalTru1.1, whole genome shotgun sequence genomic DNA:
- the LOC115164587 gene encoding zinc finger and BTB domain-containing protein 34-like produces MDDGSAYIEFDVPEFSNTVLNQLNDLRLQGKLCDIIVHIQGQPFRAHKAVLAASSPYFRDHSALGTMSGLSISVIKNPEVFEQLLAFCYTGRMSLQLKDVISFLTAASFLQMQAVIDKCTQILEGIHSKISSATSPDKEGSQASSNGVKDSSLFINPTQISPPYYSRHSIEARSELAAGKGHGRVRHQEEGQSDRGSSDGVSEQEAAMEGETEQVELIGKDGQVTDVHVKLEKTDRPSYSDSSSAGDDGYHTELVDGEQVLAVSVGSYGPVIHAAGYTYSGLSSPCFVSLSSSSPSRSMLSGFRGGRARAKRPPVAVPAEILSQIKPGNAEDSSEAVLGQAGFENDVQERSLRSQWYPYNERLLCIYCGKSFNQKGSLDRHMRLHMGITPFVCKFCGKKYTRKDQLEYHIRGHTDNKPFHCQICGKCFPFQGTLNQHLRKKHLGATEGTNHMDSPERTEGSSGQKDPEDASERMAFETQYAEEAPATDMEESSKCSPEEAQASRCDF; encoded by the coding sequence ATGGATGACGGCAGCGCCTACATAGAGTTTGACGTGCCAGAGTTCAGCAACACCGTCCTCAACCAGCTCAACGACTTGCGTCTGCAGGGGAAGCTATGTGACATTATCGTTCACATCCAGGGCCAGCCGTTCCGGGCCCACAAGGCCGTGCTGGCGGCCAGCTCGCCGTACTTCCGTGACCACTCAGCCCTGGGAACCATGAGCGGCCTGTCCATCTCCGTCATCAAGAACCCTGAGGTGTTTGAGCAGCTGCTGGCCTTCTGCTACACTGGCCGCATGTCCCTGCAGCTCAAAGATGTCATCAGCTTCCTCACAGCAGCCAGCTTCCTGCAGATGCAGGCCGTCATCGACAAGTGCACCCAGATCCTGGAGGGAATCCACTCTAAGATCAGCAGCGCCACCAGCCCAGACAAGGAAGGCTCCCAGGCCAGCAGCAACGGTGTCAAAGACAGCAGCCTTTTCATCAACCCCACACAGATCTCCCCCCCGTACTACTCCAGACACAGCATAGAGGCCCGCTCTGAGCTGGCAGCAGGGAAAGGCCATGGCAGGGTGCGGCACCAGGAGGAGGGCCAGTCAGACCGAGGCAGCAGTGACGGTGTGTCAGAGCAGGAGGCAGCCATGGAGGGAGAGACTGAGCAGGTGGAGCTGATTGGGAAGGACGGCCAGGTGACAGACGTGCATGTGAAGCTGGAAAAGACGGACCGGCCCAGCTACTCCGACAGCTCCTCGGCAGGCGACGATGGCTACCACACAGAGCTGGTGGATGGAGAGCAGGTGCTGGCTGTCAGTGTGGGCTCCTATGGTCCTGTCATCCATGCAGCTGGCTACACTTATTCAGGCCTGTCATCTCCCTGCTTCGTGAGCCTCAGCAGCTCCAGCCCCTCCCGCTCCATGCTCAGTGGCTTCAGGGGTGGCCGGGCCAGAGCCAAGCGCCCACCTGTAGCCGTcccagcagagatcctgagtcaGATCAAACCAGGAAATGCAGAGGACAGCAGCGAAGCAGTGTTGGGTCAAGCAGGCTTTGAGAATGACGTCCAGGAACGGAGTCTGCGCAGCCAGTGGTACCCCTACAATGAGAGGCTTCTCTGCATCTACTGCGGCAAGTCCTTCAATCAGAAGGGCAGCCTGGACCGCCACATGCGCCTGCACATGGGAATCACACCCTTCGTCTGCAAGTTCTGCGGCAAGAAGTACACTCGCAAGGACCAGTTGGAGTACCACATCCGCGGCCACACGGACAACAAGCCCTTCCACTGTCAGATCTGTGGCAAGTGCTTCCCTTTCCAGGGAACCCTCAACCAGCACTTGAGGAAGAAGCACTTGGGGGCCACAGAGGGCACCAATCACATGGACTCTCCAGAGAGGACGGAGGGGAGCTCTGGTCAGAAAGACCCAGAGGATGCCTCTGAGAGGATGGCCTTTGAGACGCAGTATGCTGAGGAGGCTCCGGCAACCGACATGGAGGAGAGCTCAAAGTGTAGCCCTGAGGAAGCCCAGGCGTCCAGGTGTGATTTTTAG
- the LOC115164589 gene encoding uncharacterized protein LOC115164589 produces the protein MLLHRPLAGTGEEEGPQGSIRVNVELQYKLGEKTEARLQEKGAWCIKEVTIREHYYDTESFHLASQQTWLSKQGSQWRMIIGNNPYSSNNMPPEPENQAAGSGCPSTVWGEELCVDRDETEGPKGCEDNPLSIPEIGQIQGQPCPPAPQYRELTGHTPIIQHLAHCLGVPVREQESCSSTEAMKAFLELAGIQSYGSWTRARRLEYKLPGDDCTLVVQKNHSVGGSANNETALLSMRADILHIGHELEKMEKVAAELDLRPLSPN, from the coding sequence ATGTTGCTGCACAGACCACTAGCAGGAACAGGTGAAGAGGAGGGACCCCAGGGGTCCATCAGAGTGAACGTGGAGCTGCAGTACAAGCTGGGAGAGAAGACCGAGGCACGGCTGCAGGAGAAGGGGGCATGGTGTATCAAAGAGGTCACCATTAGAGAGCATTACTACGACACAGAGAGCTTCCACCTGGCTTCTCAGCAGACCTGGTTAAGCAAACAGGGCAGTCAGTGGAGAATGATCATAGGTAACAATCCATACTCTTCCAACAATATGCCACCAGAGCCAGAGAATCAGGCTGCTGGCTCTGGATGTCCCTCTACAGTCTGGGGAGAGGAGCTATGTGTGGATAGAGATGAAACAGAAGGGCCAAAGGGCTGTGAGGACAACCCCCTTTCTATTCCAGAGATAGGACAGATCCAGGGCCAGCCCTGTCCTCCTGCACCCCAGTACAGGGAGCTGACTGGCCACACTCCCATCATCCAGCACCTGGCTCACTGCTTAGGGGTCCcagtgagagagcaggagagctgCAGCAGCACTGAGGCCATGAAGGCCTTCCTGGAGCTGGCTGGGATCCAGAGTTATGGCAGCTGGACAAGGGCCAGGAGGCTGGAGTACAAGCTGCCTGGTGATGACTGCACACTGGTGGTGCAGAAGAACCACAGCGTGGGAGGATCTGCAAACAATGAAACTGCACTGCTGTCCATGAGGGCAGACATTTTACATATTGGCCATGAACTGGAGAAGATGGAAAAAGTAGCTGCAGAGCTTGACCTAAGGCCCTTATCTCCCAACTGA